A window of the Mesorhizobium opportunistum WSM2075 genome harbors these coding sequences:
- a CDS encoding extensin family protein yields MAGKFRAVFFATARRSKPVMLLATGLTLAAVSACNTGSVLSLQPAVDVGSQTAAVPQYTGMQKLVPSNPYMTQAAYPRMDEPMSPVEQVPASEIDCRRELKRLDVAYTDLAPIHEGQCGIDYPVKVTAIGSIQMKPAATLTCDMAATFAAWTKNELVPSARWRYFSGVRTIHQGSSYSCRNIAGEGVLSEHGKGNALDVMSIELNNGDDIDVRKPGLFAFRTRGFLNNVRADGCQYFTTVLGPGYNYDHRNHFHFDIKNRKNGYRACR; encoded by the coding sequence ATGGCCGGCAAATTTCGCGCCGTGTTTTTCGCCACCGCGCGCCGATCGAAACCCGTGATGCTGCTGGCCACCGGCCTCACCCTTGCGGCCGTTTCGGCCTGCAACACCGGCAGCGTGCTGTCGCTGCAGCCGGCCGTCGATGTCGGCTCGCAGACGGCGGCCGTGCCGCAATACACAGGCATGCAGAAGCTTGTCCCGTCCAATCCCTACATGACGCAGGCCGCCTATCCGCGCATGGACGAGCCGATGTCGCCGGTCGAGCAGGTTCCGGCCAGCGAGATCGATTGCCGCCGAGAGCTGAAGCGCCTCGATGTCGCCTACACCGACCTGGCACCGATCCACGAAGGCCAGTGCGGCATCGATTACCCGGTCAAGGTTACGGCCATCGGCAGCATCCAGATGAAACCCGCCGCAACGCTGACCTGCGACATGGCCGCCACCTTTGCCGCCTGGACGAAGAACGAACTCGTTCCTTCCGCGCGCTGGCGCTACTTCTCCGGCGTCAGGACCATCCACCAGGGCTCCAGCTATTCCTGCCGCAACATCGCCGGCGAAGGCGTGCTGTCCGAGCACGGCAAGGGCAACGCGCTCGACGTCATGAGCATCGAGCTCAACAATGGCGACGACATCGACGTGCGCAAGCCCGGCCTGTTCGCCTTCCGCACCCGCGGCTTCCTCAACAACGTGCGCGCCGACGGCTGCCAGTATTTCACCACCGTGCTCGGCCCCGGCTACAATTACGACCACCGCAACCATTTCCATTTCGACATCAAGAACCGCAAGAACGGTTATCGCGCCTGCCGCTAG
- a CDS encoding extensin family protein, translating into MEQPLTPRADQPLAPRARQRLKSRGKRHITPDHITPDKAQRKTQDRQASPADVPVPEPRPADAPKTDAATTEEQKADVPKTAGAAGRFNEDKSRQEKQAHPGPPASEPSADTENEPEPPAEVPVPTQRPDTAEPGAQPPDVAPTPPEKPADAGDEKMLPDPRSADLPDAKMPAEEVACRERLKALGVEFEEHKAESNPEIGCSIPYPLVLKSLGKSIAIAPSTELNCPMAEAAARFAAEVVQPAAKAEFGADLKSISQASAFVCRPRNGTRKLSEHAFGNALDIASFTLSDGKKIEVGPAPPEKDAKFLDAVRKAACGPFKTVLGPGADADHALHFHLDLEPRRHGGTFCQ; encoded by the coding sequence ATGGAGCAGCCGCTGACACCGCGTGCCGACCAACCGCTGGCACCCCGGGCAAGGCAGCGCCTGAAATCACGGGGCAAGCGGCACATCACCCCGGACCATATCACTCCGGACAAGGCACAACGGAAGACGCAGGACCGGCAGGCCTCGCCTGCCGATGTTCCAGTGCCTGAACCGCGTCCCGCGGACGCGCCGAAGACCGATGCCGCGACGACGGAGGAACAAAAGGCGGACGTGCCAAAGACCGCCGGGGCGGCCGGTCGGTTCAATGAAGATAAGTCCCGTCAGGAAAAGCAGGCGCACCCCGGACCGCCAGCCTCGGAGCCATCCGCCGATACGGAAAACGAGCCGGAGCCGCCGGCCGAAGTCCCGGTCCCGACACAAAGGCCCGACACCGCCGAACCAGGGGCTCAGCCGCCTGATGTCGCGCCGACGCCGCCTGAAAAACCAGCGGATGCCGGCGACGAGAAGATGCTCCCCGACCCGCGCTCTGCCGATCTGCCCGACGCGAAAATGCCGGCGGAGGAAGTCGCTTGCCGCGAGCGGTTGAAGGCGCTCGGCGTCGAATTCGAGGAGCACAAGGCTGAAAGCAATCCCGAAATCGGCTGCTCGATCCCCTATCCGCTGGTGCTGAAGAGCCTGGGCAAGTCGATTGCGATTGCCCCCAGCACCGAGCTCAACTGCCCGATGGCCGAGGCAGCCGCCCGGTTTGCCGCGGAGGTCGTGCAGCCGGCTGCAAAGGCCGAATTCGGCGCCGACCTGAAATCGATCAGCCAGGCGTCGGCCTTTGTCTGCCGTCCCCGCAACGGCACCAGGAAACTCTCGGAGCACGCTTTCGGCAACGCCCTCGACATCGCCAGCTTCACCTTATCGGACGGCAAGAAGATCGAGGTCGGGCCGGCGCCGCCGGAAAAGGACGCAAAATTCCTCGACGCCGTGCGCAAGGCCGCCTGCGGTCCGTTCAAGACCGTGCTCGGACCTGGCGCCGATGCCGACCACGCCTTGCATTTCCATCTCGATCTCGAACCGCGCCGCCATGGCGGCACGTTCTGCCAGTAA
- a CDS encoding DUF3775 domain-containing protein, producing the protein MQRRLEKDWDLTIGPDTVRLFILKAKALSAAVNEDYTDGAEHEIEFDGGTHDNHHHDGLAEESSENLTEEEFRELINDLNVDEAAELIALAWVGRGDYDAAEWSDAVTAARERANRRTAKYLLGMPLLADWLEEGLEAIGA; encoded by the coding sequence GTGCAGCGGCGGCTTGAAAAGGACTGGGACCTTACGATCGGCCCCGACACTGTGCGCCTGTTCATCCTCAAGGCCAAGGCGCTAAGCGCGGCCGTCAACGAGGATTATACTGACGGCGCCGAGCACGAGATCGAGTTCGACGGCGGCACCCACGACAATCATCATCATGATGGCCTCGCCGAGGAAAGTTCGGAGAACCTGACCGAAGAGGAATTTCGCGAGCTGATCAACGACCTCAATGTCGACGAGGCGGCCGAACTGATCGCACTGGCCTGGGTCGGCCGCGGCGACTATGACGCGGCGGAATGGTCCGATGCCGTGACGGCGGCGCGCGAACGCGCCAACAGGCGCACGGCGAAATACCTGCTCGGCATGCCGCTGCTCGCCGATTGGCTGGAGGAAGGCCTCGAAGCAATTGGCGCGTAA
- a CDS encoding tetratricopeptide repeat protein: protein MHKRVLIQAAGALLALQFMVVPVFAAGSGGGSDETVTQCKKGMVWDKKKHKCVAPQEGMLDDDSIYDAGHALAMAGRYDEAIAVLSLAANKQDPRILNYLGYSHRHSGRVTVGLGYYEEALRIDPNYTLVREYLGEAHLQIGDLAGAQQQLAEIEKRTGKGSREYGMLAEQIDHFMRS, encoded by the coding sequence ATGCATAAAAGAGTGCTGATCCAGGCGGCGGGCGCGCTTCTCGCCCTGCAGTTCATGGTCGTTCCGGTGTTCGCCGCCGGAAGTGGTGGCGGCAGCGACGAAACCGTCACCCAATGCAAGAAGGGCATGGTCTGGGACAAGAAGAAGCATAAATGCGTGGCACCCCAGGAAGGCATGCTGGACGACGACAGCATCTATGATGCCGGACATGCGCTGGCGATGGCCGGGCGTTATGACGAGGCGATCGCCGTGCTCAGCCTCGCCGCCAACAAGCAGGATCCGCGCATCCTCAACTATCTCGGCTATTCGCACCGCCATTCCGGACGCGTCACTGTCGGCCTCGGCTACTACGAGGAAGCGCTGCGCATCGACCCGAACTACACACTGGTGCGCGAATATCTCGGCGAGGCACATTTGCAGATTGGCGACCTAGCCGGCGCTCAGCAGCAGCTGGCGGAGATCGAGAAACGCACCGGCAAGGGCTCGCGCGAATACGGCATGCTGGCCGAGCAGATCGACCATTTCATGCGGAGCTGA
- the greA gene encoding transcription elongation factor GreA has protein sequence MNKVPMTGEGFASLKEELRWRQQEERPRIIEAISEARSHGDLSENAEYHAAKEAQSLNEGRVNELEDYIARAEVIDVTKLSGEKVKFGATVVLVDEDTEEKKTYQIVGDQEADVKSGRISISSPIARALIGKEVGDAIEVNAPGGARGYEIVQVQFI, from the coding sequence ATGAACAAGGTCCCGATGACAGGCGAGGGGTTCGCGTCATTGAAGGAAGAACTGCGCTGGCGCCAGCAGGAAGAGCGGCCGCGCATCATCGAGGCGATCTCCGAAGCGCGCTCGCATGGCGACCTGTCCGAAAATGCCGAATATCATGCCGCAAAAGAGGCACAGAGCCTCAATGAGGGCCGCGTCAACGAGCTCGAGGATTATATCGCGCGGGCCGAGGTGATCGACGTCACCAAGCTCAGCGGCGAAAAGGTCAAGTTCGGCGCTACCGTCGTGTTGGTCGACGAGGACACCGAGGAAAAGAAGACTTATCAGATCGTCGGCGACCAGGAAGCCGACGTGAAGTCCGGCCGCATCTCGATCTCCTCGCCGATCGCGCGCGCGCTGATCGGCAAGGAAGTCGGCGACGCCATCGAGGTCAATGCCCCCGGTGGTGCAAGGGGTTACGAGATCGTCCAGGTGCAGTTCATCTAG
- the waaC gene encoding lipopolysaccharide heptosyltransferase I codes for MKVLIVKTSSMGDVIHTFPAVEDTSLARPDVSFDWCVEEAFAGIVALHPAIGRIHTVGIRRWRKALLGGATWREAAALRRTLRDCRYDLVIDAQGLLKSALVARQAGAPIAGFDRSSAREPSATLFYDVTYGVPRNLHAIERTRRLFGQALGYQPDLSTLNSGIVPPPVTSTNIGANTAFLLHGTSREDKKWPAEDWIGTARLLVERGMAPVTTWSNEREKAVAEAIARAVPSTAVVPKSPLADIAAVLGRSTLVIGADTGLTHLASAFGLPTVAVFLATEPGLTGPRGPYASTPLAPPGGRLTPSEVVAEAERLLARRGAALAGKN; via the coding sequence ATGAAGGTACTGATCGTCAAGACATCGTCGATGGGCGATGTCATTCACACCTTCCCGGCCGTCGAGGACACCAGCCTCGCCAGGCCGGACGTGTCCTTCGACTGGTGCGTCGAAGAGGCGTTCGCCGGCATCGTGGCGCTGCACCCGGCGATCGGCAGGATCCACACGGTCGGCATCCGGCGCTGGCGCAAGGCGCTGCTCGGTGGCGCCACCTGGCGCGAGGCGGCCGCGCTGCGCCGCACCTTGCGCGATTGCCGCTACGACCTTGTCATCGATGCGCAGGGCCTGTTGAAGTCGGCCCTGGTGGCACGGCAGGCGGGAGCACCGATTGCCGGCTTCGACCGGTCGAGCGCGCGCGAACCCTCGGCAACGCTGTTCTATGACGTGACCTACGGCGTGCCGCGCAACCTGCACGCCATAGAGCGCACGCGGCGGCTGTTCGGGCAGGCGCTCGGCTATCAGCCCGATCTGTCGACACTCAACTCCGGCATCGTTCCGCCGCCGGTCACTTCAACCAACATCGGCGCAAACACCGCCTTCCTGCTGCACGGCACCAGCCGTGAGGACAAGAAATGGCCGGCCGAAGACTGGATCGGGACGGCCCGCCTGCTCGTCGAGCGGGGTATGGCGCCGGTCACCACCTGGTCGAACGAGCGTGAGAAGGCCGTGGCCGAAGCGATCGCCAGGGCGGTGCCCTCCACGGCCGTGGTGCCGAAATCGCCGCTCGCCGACATCGCCGCCGTCCTCGGCCGCTCGACGCTGGTTATCGGCGCCGACACCGGCCTGACCCATCTCGCCAGCGCCTTCGGCCTGCCGACGGTCGCGGTTTTTTTGGCCACCGAGCCGGGGCTGACAGGTCCACGCGGGCCCTATGCGTCGACGCCATTGGCGCCGCCAGGTGGGCGTTTGACGCCGAGCGAGGTGGTGGCTGAGGCGGAGAGGCTGCTGGCGCGTAGAGGCGCTGCTCTGGCTGGTAAGAATTGA